One genomic window of Cyanobacteria bacterium FACHB-DQ100 includes the following:
- a CDS encoding metal-dependent phosphohydrolase, with translation MLEGSILNDLRVAHQPGALGKRPLNFGVYYKNTLVSLCHALEDCILSCSSAPLVVTAFQRGKWYLAEADRYGEIADHAQQIVIMASGDTGFAEHPTSQRSNVALVELEKSDPVAQEWHLMILAPSYTAMVLCQELTPEDYGVQGVPTEDLERKFYGFWTFEAGLVEETVNIAIAHIERYNPSLANQLRSRVAEISVQTSEQDEIYQAVSMVVNYLQVGQEDLRARSKHEALDNNLTSNELQAFLRLAQLIDQTDISNPNAAAEVATLSEAMAQLLDLPAWQLNRLKLSALLHRLAFLRRADSVLSPGSFGRISEQQTEEAPCCPIVPGAQILRNMGRMNAIATIVTHQSEQWNGQGQPAGLAGDEIPLESRILGLLAEFQQRVTQEQSTNPETALNHALAQCQAEAGDRWDSKLVEALGLLVSAMQQGLSLPIQTPKIAAGMWLLDSHSDDELLDLSDKVTEQV, from the coding sequence ATGCTGGAAGGTTCGATTCTCAATGATCTCCGAGTGGCTCACCAACCGGGAGCGCTCGGCAAGCGCCCCCTTAATTTTGGTGTGTACTACAAAAACACGCTCGTTTCGCTCTGTCACGCGCTGGAAGACTGCATTCTCAGTTGCTCTAGTGCGCCGCTAGTGGTTACTGCCTTCCAACGGGGAAAATGGTACCTCGCAGAAGCCGATCGCTACGGTGAAATCGCCGATCATGCTCAACAGATTGTGATTATGGCTTCTGGAGATACAGGCTTTGCGGAACACCCCACTAGCCAGCGATCGAATGTGGCACTGGTTGAACTGGAAAAATCCGACCCGGTGGCGCAAGAATGGCACTTGATGATTCTGGCTCCTTCGTATACTGCGATGGTGCTGTGTCAGGAGCTGACACCGGAAGATTACGGGGTGCAAGGCGTTCCAACTGAAGATCTAGAGCGGAAATTTTACGGATTCTGGACATTCGAGGCGGGGTTAGTCGAGGAGACGGTTAATATTGCGATCGCTCATATCGAGCGGTACAATCCCAGCTTGGCAAATCAACTGCGATCGCGAGTGGCTGAAATTTCTGTTCAAACTAGCGAACAAGACGAGATTTATCAAGCCGTTTCGATGGTCGTGAACTATCTTCAGGTGGGACAGGAAGATTTGCGAGCGCGCTCAAAGCACGAAGCATTGGATAACAATCTGACTTCCAATGAGCTTCAAGCCTTTCTCCGACTGGCTCAACTGATCGATCAAACCGATATCAGCAATCCAAATGCGGCGGCTGAAGTGGCAACCTTGTCTGAGGCAATGGCGCAACTGCTCGATCTTCCCGCGTGGCAGTTGAATCGATTAAAACTCTCAGCCTTGCTGCACCGATTAGCATTCCTGCGGCGAGCGGATAGTGTTTTGAGCCCAGGAAGTTTTGGACGAATTTCTGAGCAGCAAACCGAAGAAGCGCCTTGCTGCCCGATCGTTCCCGGTGCTCAAATTTTGCGGAATATGGGACGAATGAACGCGATCGCCACGATCGTCACGCACCAATCTGAGCAATGGAACGGGCAAGGACAACCCGCCGGACTTGCAGGCGATGAGATTCCCCTAGAATCAAGAATTCTCGGGTTACTGGCAGAGTTTCAGCAGCGAGTCACCCAGGAGCAATCAACGAATCCTGAGACGGCTTTGAACCATGCCCTTGCTCAATGTCAGGCAGAAGCAGGCGATCGCTGGGATAGCAAGCTGGTTGAAGCTTTGGGTCTTTTAGTCAGTGCCATGCAGCAAGGATTGAGCTTACCGATTCAAACTCCCAAAATCGCGGCTGGAATGTGGCTTCTGGATTCACACTCGGATGACGAGCTGTTAGATTTGTCTGACAAAGTAACGGAGCAGGTGTGA
- a CDS encoding endonuclease/exonuclease/phosphatase family protein — MPISSRLLSITGWSYLVSLLLWLSFRLLFFDRFWWLALLNTTAPYLFLPLVILLPLALWHRRRTLFFGMILGCLLFVMWVQPRLHFFSKAVPTTPAGSLLKVMTFNILWSNQDYDKIAQMIRQTKPDLIGVQELQPNQLSNLLKAIAPDYPHHTIHPVDRFHTVALFSRLPIETAKPLPEPPIERGIQAIVRIGDQHLNVLVTHLAPNNMPLLPIDQFIAETRDRYARRAAEATYLKELVQQRSLPTLMLCDCNLTDTSEAYQQLRKHLKDSFQERGQGLGHTLFIRGVPFPVQRIDYIWHSKELEAINASVAPDGGSDHLPVVATLKIR; from the coding sequence ATGCCTATCTCTTCCCGTCTTTTATCGATTACAGGCTGGAGCTATTTGGTGAGTCTTTTGCTGTGGTTGAGCTTTCGTTTGCTGTTTTTCGATCGCTTCTGGTGGTTAGCGCTGCTCAATACAACTGCACCATATCTGTTCTTGCCGTTAGTCATCCTTCTGCCTTTGGCGCTTTGGCATCGAAGGCGAACACTATTTTTTGGGATGATTCTGGGTTGTCTGCTGTTTGTGATGTGGGTACAACCTCGACTGCACTTTTTCTCTAAGGCTGTACCCACAACTCCAGCAGGTTCACTGCTTAAAGTGATGACGTTTAACATACTGTGGAGCAATCAAGACTACGACAAGATTGCACAGATGATTCGTCAAACAAAACCAGATTTGATTGGGGTACAGGAGCTACAACCGAATCAGCTATCCAACTTGCTCAAAGCGATCGCTCCAGACTACCCGCATCACACAATTCATCCGGTCGATCGCTTTCATACCGTTGCATTGTTTAGTCGCTTGCCCATTGAAACCGCTAAACCCTTACCTGAACCGCCGATAGAACGCGGAATTCAAGCGATAGTCCGCATCGGGGATCAGCACCTCAATGTTTTAGTCACGCATCTTGCTCCGAATAATATGCCACTATTGCCGATCGATCAATTTATTGCTGAAACTCGCGATCGCTATGCACGCCGAGCCGCAGAAGCAACTTATCTCAAAGAACTGGTACAACAGCGCTCGCTGCCCACCCTGATGTTGTGCGACTGTAATCTAACCGACACTTCTGAGGCTTACCAACAGCTACGCAAGCACCTCAAAGATAGTTTTCAGGAGCGAGGTCAGGGATTAGGACACACACTCTTTATCAGGGGTGTACCCTTTCCAGTTCAACGAATTGATTACATTTGGCACAGTAAGGAGCTTGAAGCGATCAATGCCTCTGTTGCTCCCGACGGCGGCTCGGATCATCTCCCAGTCGTCGCGACCCTAAAGATTCGCTAG
- a CDS encoding pentapeptide repeat-containing protein, whose product MDIGAIRSGKVKQLAGADLQDEDLSKAELSGANLAGAKLSGVDFTNAKLSGAVLDGANLVGCQLIGTDLRATLTGANLMQADLTEADLRGSNLRGANLMRSRLTRANLAGAFLSGTNLMGVSLQGVDLRGADLRGANLSGVNLHGANLCQADLQGAQLTEANLEEADLQGANLAGANLAGANLLCADLQDANLEGVNLIGACTVGTAIDQASNQGAIASKIS is encoded by the coding sequence ATGGACATTGGGGCAATTCGATCGGGGAAAGTCAAACAGCTTGCAGGTGCGGATCTCCAGGATGAAGATCTCTCGAAAGCTGAATTAAGTGGTGCGAATCTTGCAGGTGCAAAGCTCTCTGGCGTAGATTTCACAAACGCAAAGTTATCTGGTGCCGTACTAGACGGTGCGAACCTAGTCGGGTGTCAATTGATTGGCACAGATTTGCGGGCGACCTTGACAGGTGCGAACTTGATGCAGGCAGATTTAACCGAGGCGGATCTGCGCGGGAGTAACTTGCGGGGTGCGAACTTGATGCGATCGCGCCTCACTCGTGCCAACTTAGCGGGTGCATTCCTCAGTGGCACAAATTTAATGGGAGTCAGTTTACAAGGCGTTGATCTGCGTGGGGCTGACCTGCGGGGTGCGAACCTGAGCGGCGTTAACTTGCACGGAGCAAACTTGTGCCAAGCCGATCTGCAAGGCGCACAACTCACCGAAGCAAACTTAGAGGAAGCTGACTTACAGGGTGCGAACCTAGCAGGCGCAAACTTGGCAGGCGCAAATTTACTTTGTGCTGACCTCCAGGACGCAAATCTTGAAGGCGTGAACTTGATCGGAGCTTGTACGGTCGGAACAGCGATCGATCAAGCGAGCAATCAAGGCGCGATCGCCTCCAAGATCTCTTAG
- a CDS encoding O-antigen ligase family protein, which produces MKLKDLLLLIQKLEPWLAGLFFAYFLGIALPPQAVSIANLISYPILAFLILVSGCWKKILFAMTRDIPLLLLHVMALVSVFWSMAPEVTGDETKAFIRAGVFGVYIAVRFGLGGEMRLLAKVLGIAAVLSLIAGVAFPTYGIQTDGEFIGAWKGIFGFKNLFAAQMTSAILLLTLLGLQRSRWRWLIWSVCAIAVALLLLSRGRTALAALLITMYLFPLYSILKQDYRLRVASTAIVLAVSLGVALSIFLNLQFIVVDVLGKNLEFNGRLPIWNMVLEKGLEHFWLGHGYSGFWTSGAAYPILTQTWAVNSFRAGVRFNAHNGFLELFLQLGIVGLTLYLISLCTLFFRTFYLLLRLKTVELFWVFQSLILAACINSADSFSVASAGGEWSIFVSFAIAIALQYRRLKIDDRLGSPSSDFDQKAALSPNPYPQRS; this is translated from the coding sequence TTGAAACTCAAAGATCTACTACTGCTCATCCAGAAATTAGAACCCTGGCTCGCTGGACTCTTCTTTGCGTACTTCTTAGGCATCGCGCTTCCCCCGCAAGCAGTGAGCATCGCCAACCTAATAAGCTATCCAATTCTGGCATTTCTGATTTTAGTCTCAGGCTGTTGGAAGAAAATCTTGTTCGCGATGACCAGAGACATTCCTCTGCTGCTGCTACACGTCATGGCGCTTGTCTCCGTGTTTTGGTCTATGGCTCCGGAGGTCACGGGCGACGAAACCAAAGCATTCATAAGAGCCGGAGTTTTCGGTGTTTACATTGCTGTGCGCTTTGGTCTGGGCGGTGAAATGCGGCTACTCGCTAAAGTTCTTGGTATCGCTGCTGTCTTGAGCTTGATCGCAGGGGTTGCCTTTCCCACGTATGGCATCCAAACAGATGGTGAATTTATCGGAGCCTGGAAGGGTATTTTTGGGTTCAAGAACCTGTTTGCGGCTCAAATGACATCTGCCATTCTGTTGCTGACGCTGCTGGGGTTGCAGCGCTCCAGATGGCGCTGGCTGATTTGGAGCGTGTGTGCAATTGCAGTGGCGCTGTTGTTATTGAGTCGAGGCAGAACTGCTTTGGCAGCGCTCTTGATCACGATGTATCTCTTTCCGCTTTACAGCATTCTCAAGCAGGATTACAGGCTGCGCGTGGCTTCAACGGCGATCGTTCTCGCCGTAAGTCTAGGTGTCGCCCTATCAATCTTCTTGAATTTGCAGTTCATTGTGGTCGATGTATTGGGTAAGAACCTTGAATTTAACGGGCGGCTTCCCATCTGGAATATGGTGCTAGAGAAGGGATTAGAGCATTTTTGGCTGGGGCATGGATACTCCGGATTTTGGACTTCTGGTGCAGCTTATCCAATTCTGACGCAGACCTGGGCAGTGAATTCTTTTCGGGCTGGCGTTCGCTTTAATGCTCACAATGGTTTTCTTGAACTATTTCTACAGTTAGGTATTGTGGGACTCACGCTTTATCTCATTAGCTTGTGTACGCTGTTTTTCAGAACGTTTTACTTGCTGTTGCGGCTCAAAACTGTAGAACTGTTTTGGGTGTTTCAATCGCTCATTCTTGCAGCTTGCATTAATTCCGCGGATAGCTTCAGCGTGGCGAGCGCCGGGGGAGAATGGAGTATCTTTGTCTCTTTTGCGATCGCGATCGCGCTGCAGTATCGCCGCCTCAAGATCGACGATCGTTTAGGCAGTCCTTCCTCGGACTTTGACCAGAAGGCTGCATTGTCTCCGAACCCTTATCCTCAGCGATCGTAG
- a CDS encoding glycosyltransferase, giving the protein MNVLFLTTVLPARKLHGSEIASQNIVEALQQAGCMVTVLGYGRKEDGALHKAAHEVLVADRAVETKKAKFKAMGWFALSLIKQMPYSAAKYLTRRYIKQVQSLLSAEVYDAIVIDHAQLGWLLDVIDHPRVILVAHNLEHDMYRQHYQRSSNRLAKWVYGREAATVEALEAKTAASVAEVWALTQHDANYFAQFTKARTLSLPSGFVSRQTETVAKMFDIGIIGSWAWKPNEEGLRWFLEAVYPLLPESLTIHVAGRGADWLSDRYPNLVYQGFVEDSQVFMMQARVMAIPTLSGGGIQIKTLDAIASGSHIVATAIALRGIANPPQTVAIADLPRSFAQQLMAAINAEQSPEAAQEAQQWYYDRQTLFLNEVKQAISELTASVGTHFSRHADLK; this is encoded by the coding sequence ATGAACGTTCTGTTTCTCACCACTGTACTTCCTGCTCGTAAGCTGCATGGCAGTGAAATTGCGTCTCAAAACATCGTCGAGGCGCTGCAGCAAGCGGGATGCATGGTCACTGTGCTGGGCTATGGTCGAAAAGAGGATGGTGCATTACATAAGGCAGCGCATGAGGTACTCGTTGCCGATCGTGCTGTTGAGACGAAAAAAGCAAAGTTCAAAGCAATGGGCTGGTTTGCGCTGAGCCTGATCAAGCAGATGCCTTATTCTGCCGCGAAATATCTCACACGCCGCTATATCAAGCAAGTTCAGTCGCTGTTGTCAGCTGAGGTGTATGATGCGATCGTGATTGATCACGCCCAGCTTGGCTGGTTGCTCGATGTAATTGATCATCCCAGAGTGATTTTAGTGGCTCACAATCTAGAACATGATATGTATCGCCAACACTATCAGCGATCGAGCAATAGGCTGGCAAAGTGGGTTTACGGACGTGAAGCTGCAACCGTTGAGGCGCTAGAAGCAAAAACGGCAGCTTCAGTCGCAGAAGTCTGGGCGTTGACGCAGCATGATGCGAACTATTTTGCTCAATTCACAAAGGCAAGAACGCTGAGCTTGCCTTCGGGGTTTGTCAGCAGACAGACTGAAACTGTTGCGAAGATGTTTGACATTGGCATTATTGGTAGCTGGGCATGGAAGCCAAACGAAGAAGGGTTGCGATGGTTTTTAGAGGCGGTGTATCCACTGCTTCCAGAGTCGCTCACTATTCACGTCGCGGGTCGAGGAGCAGATTGGCTGAGCGATCGCTATCCGAATCTGGTCTATCAAGGATTTGTCGAAGATTCGCAGGTGTTTATGATGCAGGCGCGAGTGATGGCGATTCCGACCTTGAGCGGCGGTGGAATTCAAATCAAGACGTTGGACGCGATCGCTTCGGGATCTCATATTGTGGCGACTGCGATCGCGCTGCGAGGCATTGCTAATCCGCCGCAAACTGTGGCGATCGCGGATCTGCCGCGAAGCTTTGCTCAACAGTTGATGGCAGCGATTAACGCTGAACAATCACCAGAAGCCGCTCAAGAAGCTCAGCAGTGGTATTACGATCGACAAACATTGTTCTTAAACGAAGTGAAGCAAGCAATCAGCGAGCTAACTGCATCAGTTGGAACTCATTTCAGCAGACACGCTGATTTGAAATAA
- a CDS encoding DUF1830 domain-containing protein: MVIAFTVVRDHPVLVFRNSLLFNVGSLTAMPQTLDPLPLGGSDPILCCYVNATSQIQIARITNVPNWYFERVVFPGQRLLFEAMANAQLEIHTGMMASAILSDTIPCSSLMVSEEGEDEPFSKPLGLAMASTDS; encoded by the coding sequence TTGGTAATCGCGTTTACAGTCGTCAGGGATCACCCAGTGTTAGTGTTCAGAAACAGCCTGTTATTTAACGTAGGGTCTTTAACTGCCATGCCTCAAACTCTTGATCCTCTACCATTGGGTGGATCTGATCCCATTCTTTGTTGTTATGTGAATGCAACAAGTCAAATTCAAATTGCTCGGATTACAAATGTGCCAAATTGGTATTTTGAGCGTGTAGTTTTTCCGGGGCAACGGTTGCTTTTTGAAGCGATGGCTAACGCTCAACTTGAGATTCACACAGGAATGATGGCAAGCGCGATCTTGTCGGACACTATTCCCTGTTCAAGCTTGATGGTGAGCGAGGAGGGCGAGGACGAACCGTTTTCCAAACCTCTAGGATTAGCAATGGCTTCGACAGACTCATAA
- a CDS encoding B12-binding domain-containing radical SAM protein — METRILYVRLPCNPIFPIGVVYLADHVHKQFPNITQKIFDLGTVPPLDYVSALDACIDEFQPTLLVYSWRDIQIYAPVGGRGGNPLQYTFEYYYALNPLLKARGALGLLRIASGYYGELWRNSNLIRRGVKRAKRYNPDAKVVVGGGAVSVFYEQVAKSLPKGTIVSVGEDETLLEKLLRGQDFLDERCYIVGETKPRDRMIHEFPTPIEKTACNYGYISQIWKEFEYYFQSQDFYIGVQTKRGCPHNCCYCVYTVIEGKQVRINPADEVVKEMKQLYDKGIRNFWFTDAQFIPARKYMDDAIELLQKIVDAGMTDIHWAAYIRADNLTPQLADLMVKTGMNYFEIGITSGSQELVRKMRMGYNLRTVLENCRDLKAAGFNDLVSVNYSFNVIDERPETIRQTIAYHRELERIFGADKVEPAIFFIGLQPHTHLEEYAFKSGILEPGYDPMNVKPWTVRKLLWNPEPLGSFFGEVCLQAWKRNPNDFGREVMDILEERLGCADLEEALTAPIDKPNSQLVTAS, encoded by the coding sequence ATGGAAACTCGAATTCTCTACGTTCGACTGCCTTGTAATCCCATTTTTCCGATCGGTGTAGTTTATCTTGCCGATCACGTTCATAAACAGTTTCCAAACATTACGCAAAAGATTTTTGATTTAGGCACGGTTCCGCCCCTGGATTATGTCTCAGCGCTGGATGCTTGCATTGATGAGTTTCAGCCTACTTTGCTGGTGTACTCTTGGCGCGATATTCAGATTTACGCTCCGGTGGGTGGGCGGGGCGGCAACCCGCTTCAGTACACCTTTGAATACTATTACGCCCTGAATCCACTTCTGAAAGCGCGAGGCGCTCTGGGCTTACTCCGAATTGCGTCGGGCTATTACGGTGAACTGTGGCGCAATTCTAATCTGATTCGACGGGGGGTAAAACGCGCTAAACGATACAATCCCGATGCGAAAGTGGTTGTAGGTGGCGGTGCGGTGAGCGTGTTTTATGAGCAAGTGGCGAAAAGCTTGCCAAAGGGCACGATCGTCTCAGTCGGTGAAGATGAAACACTGCTAGAGAAATTGCTGCGGGGTCAGGATTTTCTCGATGAACGCTGCTATATCGTGGGTGAAACGAAGCCCCGCGATCGCATGATTCATGAGTTTCCAACTCCGATCGAAAAAACTGCCTGCAACTACGGTTACATCTCTCAGATTTGGAAAGAGTTTGAATATTACTTTCAGTCTCAGGATTTCTACATCGGAGTGCAAACGAAGCGCGGCTGTCCGCATAACTGCTGCTACTGCGTTTACACGGTAATTGAAGGGAAGCAAGTGCGGATCAATCCCGCCGATGAAGTTGTTAAAGAAATGAAGCAACTTTACGACAAAGGCATTCGTAATTTCTGGTTTACCGATGCTCAGTTTATTCCAGCTCGGAAATACATGGATGATGCGATCGAACTGCTGCAAAAAATTGTCGATGCAGGCATGACGGATATTCACTGGGCAGCCTACATTAGGGCGGACAATCTCACGCCGCAGCTTGCGGATTTGATGGTCAAAACCGGAATGAATTACTTTGAAATCGGCATCACGAGCGGATCTCAAGAACTCGTTCGTAAAATGAGAATGGGCTACAACCTCAGAACCGTTCTAGAGAATTGTCGCGATCTCAAAGCCGCCGGATTTAACGATCTCGTTTCGGTGAACTATTCGTTTAACGTAATCGATGAGCGACCGGAAACGATTCGACAAACGATCGCCTATCACCGTGAACTCGAACGCATTTTTGGAGCAGATAAAGTTGAGCCTGCAATCTTCTTTATCGGTCTGCAACCGCACACCCATCTAGAAGAGTACGCCTTCAAAAGCGGCATTCTTGAGCCAGGATACGACCCAATGAACGTCAAACCCTGGACAGTCCGAAAACTGCTTTGGAATCCAGAACCGCTCGGCTCATTCTTTGGGGAAGTGTGTTTGCAAGCATGGAAACGCAATCCCAATGATTTTGGGCGCGAAGTTATGGATATTCTAGAAGAAAGACTCGGATGCGCCGACCTTGAAGAAGCGTTAACCGCGCCGATCGACAAGCCCAACTCTCAACTCGTTACCGCCTCGTAA
- a CDS encoding glycosyltransferase family 4 protein yields the protein MKILLASSYDVEGGAARAAYRLHQGLHQIGVASQMLVQAKTSGDKSIVAPRTQLEQGIAKARLTFDALPLKRYRQRQPTTFSVQWLPETVAARVNRINPDLVNLHWINDAFIQIESIARFNRPIVWSLHDMWAFTGGCHYTGVSDSTGGLSCDRYTQSCGSCPQLQSSKARDLSRSIWQRKARSWQSIDLTIVALSQWLADCARSSSLFRNSRIEVIPNGLDITRYRPISRTLAREALGLPQDKHLALFGAMAATSDRRKGFHLLQPALQSLAQAGWSESLELVVFGADRPQHPPEFGMKTHYLGSFRDDLSLSLIYSAADVFILPSTQENLANTIMEAMACGTPCVAFEIGGMPDLIEHQKTGYLAQPYWIDDLALGIAWTLENRDRHRRLSDRAREKVEHEFTQAQQAYRYQSLFEDILQSNDRKRH from the coding sequence GTGAAGATTTTACTGGCAAGTAGTTATGATGTCGAAGGCGGTGCGGCAAGAGCGGCGTATCGACTGCATCAGGGGCTGCACCAGATTGGGGTAGCGTCTCAGATGCTCGTGCAGGCAAAGACGAGCGGGGACAAGTCGATCGTCGCGCCTCGAACGCAGCTTGAACAAGGCATCGCAAAAGCGAGGTTGACCTTTGATGCACTGCCCTTAAAACGCTATCGCCAGCGCCAGCCCACGACCTTTTCGGTGCAGTGGCTACCAGAAACCGTCGCTGCTCGTGTGAATCGGATCAATCCAGATTTGGTGAATTTGCACTGGATTAACGATGCGTTTATTCAGATTGAATCGATCGCCCGATTCAATCGTCCGATCGTCTGGTCGCTGCATGATATGTGGGCGTTCACTGGCGGCTGTCACTATACGGGTGTAAGTGATTCAACAGGGGGCTTGTCCTGCGATCGCTACACGCAATCGTGCGGCAGTTGTCCACAGTTGCAGAGTTCCAAAGCGCGGGACTTATCGCGCTCAATCTGGCAGCGCAAAGCCCGTAGTTGGCAATCGATCGACTTGACAATCGTGGCGCTGAGCCAATGGCTGGCAGACTGTGCGCGATCGAGTTCACTGTTTCGCAACTCGCGGATTGAAGTGATTCCCAACGGTTTAGATATCACCCGGTACCGACCGATCAGCCGCACCCTTGCCCGTGAAGCCTTGGGTCTGCCCCAAGACAAGCATCTAGCGCTGTTTGGGGCGATGGCAGCGACGAGCGATCGGCGTAAAGGCTTTCATCTGTTGCAGCCTGCTCTCCAGAGTTTGGCACAGGCAGGATGGAGTGAATCGCTGGAATTAGTAGTGTTCGGTGCCGATCGTCCGCAGCATCCGCCCGAATTCGGGATGAAAACCCATTACCTCGGTTCCTTTCGCGATGACTTATCGCTGTCTTTGATTTACTCCGCCGCAGATGTGTTTATCCTGCCATCGACGCAGGAGAATCTTGCCAATACGATCATGGAAGCGATGGCTTGTGGAACGCCTTGTGTTGCATTTGAAATTGGCGGAATGCCCGACCTGATTGAGCATCAGAAAACGGGCTATCTGGCGCAGCCTTATTGGATCGACGATTTAGCGCTGGGGATTGCCTGGACACTTGAAAACCGCGATCGTCATCGTCGATTAAGCGATCGTGCTCGCGAAAAAGTCGAGCACGAATTTACCCAAGCGCAGCAAGCCTATCGCTATCAGTCTCTGTTTGAAGATATCCTACAGAGCAACGATCGCAAGCGACACTAA
- a CDS encoding DUF4079 domain-containing protein, producing MDLPSFIWLWRIAAWAMGLTIAAYLVQVATGSELLFGAKRLRSIHIGVGIAIAVLVLVLLGIGIVGTLGHYGSLGHSNHLWSGLAVVELIFLSAWSAVQIPSQPWARSVHVGVNFLLCLSLVWVSITGWQVVQKYL from the coding sequence TTGGATTTACCTTCTTTTATTTGGCTGTGGCGGATTGCAGCTTGGGCAATGGGTCTAACGATCGCCGCGTATCTGGTTCAAGTTGCGACTGGATCAGAATTGCTGTTTGGAGCGAAACGACTGCGATCGATCCATATCGGTGTGGGAATTGCGATCGCGGTTCTCGTTCTAGTTTTGCTTGGCATTGGGATCGTTGGAACGCTAGGTCACTACGGCAGTTTAGGGCATTCTAACCATCTTTGGTCAGGGCTGGCAGTGGTAGAACTCATATTTCTCTCGGCTTGGAGCGCGGTGCAAATTCCGAGCCAGCCTTGGGCGCGATCAGTGCATGTAGGCGTAAACTTCTTGCTGTGTTTGAGCCTCGTCTGGGTATCGATCACGGGTTGGCAGGTGGTGCAGAAATATCTCTAA